In Sphingomonas sp. SORGH_AS_0950, the following are encoded in one genomic region:
- the pdxH gene encoding pyridoxamine 5'-phosphate oxidase: MADDPFALFDAWFAEARASEINDSNAMALATVDARLQPSVRMVLLKGHDARGFVFYTNRESRKAQDLGEGSRAALLFHWKSLRRQIRIEGMVARVSDAESDAYFASRGRDSQLGAWASDQSRPLADRATFEARFEEMRARFEDGEVPRPPHWGGYRVSPERIEFWLDREHRLHERRVFTRTPENGWDEGLLFP; encoded by the coding sequence ATGGCTGACGATCCCTTTGCCCTGTTCGATGCGTGGTTTGCCGAAGCGCGTGCGAGCGAAATCAACGATTCCAACGCGATGGCGCTGGCGACGGTCGATGCGCGCCTTCAGCCCTCGGTCCGCATGGTCCTGCTGAAGGGGCATGATGCCCGCGGATTCGTGTTCTACACCAATCGCGAGAGCCGCAAGGCGCAGGATCTGGGCGAGGGCAGCCGGGCCGCGCTGCTGTTCCACTGGAAGTCGCTGCGCCGCCAGATCCGGATCGAGGGCATGGTCGCCCGCGTCTCCGATGCGGAATCGGATGCCTATTTCGCCAGCCGGGGCCGCGACTCGCAGCTGGGCGCCTGGGCCTCCGACCAGTCGCGGCCGCTCGCCGACCGCGCGACGTTCGAGGCGCGGTTCGAAGAAATGCGCGCCCGGTTCGAGGACGGCGAGGTGCCCCGCCCGCCGCATTGGGGCGGATACCGCGTGTCCCCCGAGCGGATCGAATTCTGGCTCGACCGCGAACACCGGCTGCACGAACGGCGTGTCTTCACCCGCACGCCCGAGAATGGCTGGGACGAAGGGCTGCTGTTCCCGTGA
- a CDS encoding Xaa-Pro peptidase family protein — translation MAGMIGGSTAERELAELSPWANPAPPIDAAERARRIARARALMAETGADALLIGAGASLRYFTGVAWGPTERLVAMLLPVAGDPIFICPGFELGSFEASLAIPATDIRLWEEDESPSALVADALAAMGARTLAIDPAMAFLFVERIRAAAPGVALVSGAAVVDGCRMIKSPTEIALMQQAMDMTLEVHRRAARILHEGIRASEVIRFIDAAHRALGASTGNYFCAVQFGRSTAFPHGLPQDDVLRDGDVVLVDTGTLIDGYHSDITRTYAFGDVGDEVRRIWDIEKEAQAAAFAAVRPGEPCEAVDYAARAVLERAGLGPDYRLPGLPHRTGHGIGLSIHEPAYLVRGDRTPLSPGMCFSNEPMIVVPDRFGVRLEDHFYVTETGAAWFTEPQPAIDDLG, via the coding sequence ATGGCAGGGATGATCGGCGGATCGACGGCGGAGCGCGAACTGGCGGAGCTGTCGCCCTGGGCCAACCCCGCGCCGCCGATCGATGCCGCCGAACGCGCCCGCCGGATCGCGCGCGCCCGCGCGCTGATGGCCGAGACGGGCGCCGATGCACTGCTGATCGGCGCGGGGGCGTCCTTGCGCTATTTCACCGGCGTCGCGTGGGGGCCGACCGAGCGGCTGGTCGCGATGCTGCTTCCCGTCGCGGGCGATCCGATCTTCATCTGCCCCGGTTTCGAACTGGGCTCGTTCGAGGCGAGCCTCGCCATCCCCGCCACCGACATCCGCCTGTGGGAAGAGGATGAAAGCCCCTCCGCGCTGGTCGCCGATGCGCTGGCGGCGATGGGGGCCAGGACGCTCGCCATCGATCCCGCCATGGCGTTCCTGTTCGTCGAGCGGATCCGCGCCGCCGCGCCCGGCGTCGCGCTGGTCAGCGGCGCGGCGGTCGTCGATGGATGTCGGATGATCAAGTCGCCCACCGAGATCGCGCTCATGCAGCAGGCAATGGACATGACGCTGGAGGTGCATCGCCGCGCCGCGCGCATCCTGCACGAGGGCATTCGCGCGTCGGAGGTGATCCGCTTCATCGACGCCGCGCACCGCGCGCTGGGCGCATCGACCGGCAATTATTTCTGTGCGGTGCAGTTCGGCCGCTCGACCGCCTTTCCGCATGGCCTGCCGCAGGACGACGTGCTGCGCGACGGCGACGTGGTGCTGGTCGATACCGGCACGCTGATCGACGGCTATCATAGCGATATCACCCGCACCTATGCGTTCGGCGATGTCGGCGACGAGGTCCGCCGCATCTGGGACATCGAGAAGGAGGCCCAGGCCGCCGCCTTCGCCGCCGTCCGGCCTGGCGAACCGTGCGAGGCGGTCGACTATGCTGCCCGCGCGGTGCTGGAGCGCGCGGGGCTGGGTCCCGACTATCGCCTGCCCGGCCTGCCGCACCGCACGGGCCACGGCATCGGCCTGTCGATCCACGAGCCTGCCTATCTGGTGCGCGGCGACCGGACGCCGCTGAGCCCCGGCATGTGCTTTTCCAACGAACCGATGATCGTCGTGCCGGATCGCTTCGGCGTGCGGCTGGAAGATCACTTCTATGTCACGGAGACGGGTGCCGCCTGGTTCACCGAGCCGCAGCCCGCGATCGACGATCTGGGGTGA
- a CDS encoding cation diffusion facilitator family transporter → MTQDERKKVIPLATKAALASVAMALFLLALKGFAAWRTGSVAMLGSLADTALDLLASLVTLYGVRLAATPADHDHRFGHGKAEALAALFQVALITASAAGIAWRAVMALGADNPTSDAEFGIGVSVIAIAATVVLLGYQRSVIRRTGSVAILADNVHYQSDVLLNGSVIVAMVLDQYFGWHGADPIFGIAIALWLAWGAFQASSTAIDQLMDKEWPDDQRAAFLDVAARQPGLKGIHDFRTRRSGSHDFAQFHMEVARDLTVAAAHDIVEGVERALRRAFPKVEVLIHLDPEGHVDTDNPLVEADVTPHWFGKRIGY, encoded by the coding sequence GTGACCCAGGACGAACGCAAGAAGGTCATTCCGCTGGCGACCAAGGCGGCACTGGCCAGCGTCGCGATGGCGCTGTTCCTGCTGGCGCTGAAGGGCTTTGCCGCGTGGCGGACGGGGTCGGTCGCGATGCTGGGGTCGCTGGCCGACACCGCGCTCGACCTGCTGGCCAGCCTGGTCACGCTGTACGGCGTCCGGCTGGCGGCGACCCCGGCCGACCATGACCATCGTTTCGGCCATGGCAAGGCGGAGGCGCTGGCGGCGCTGTTCCAGGTGGCGCTGATCACCGCCTCGGCGGCGGGCATCGCGTGGCGCGCGGTGATGGCGCTGGGCGCGGACAATCCCACCTCCGACGCCGAGTTCGGCATCGGCGTGTCGGTCATCGCGATCGCCGCGACCGTGGTGCTGCTCGGTTATCAGCGCAGCGTCATCCGTCGCACCGGGTCGGTCGCGATCCTGGCGGACAATGTCCATTACCAGTCGGACGTGCTGCTCAACGGATCGGTGATCGTCGCGATGGTGCTCGACCAGTATTTCGGCTGGCACGGCGCGGACCCGATCTTCGGCATCGCCATCGCGCTGTGGCTGGCCTGGGGCGCGTTCCAGGCATCCTCGACCGCGATCGACCAGCTGATGGACAAGGAATGGCCCGACGACCAGCGCGCCGCGTTCCTGGACGTCGCCGCGCGCCAGCCGGGGCTGAAGGGCATTCACGACTTCCGCACCCGCCGCTCCGGAAGCCATGACTTCGCGCAATTCCATATGGAGGTGGCGCGCGACCTGACCGTCGCCGCCGCGCATGACATTGTCGAGGGGGTGGAACGCGCGCTGCGCCGGGCCTTCCCCAAGGTCGAGGTGCTGATCCATCTCGATCCCGAAGGCCATGTCGACACCGACAATCCGCTGGTCGAGGCGGACGTGACCCCGCACTGGTTCGGCAAGCGGATCGGCTATTGA
- a CDS encoding Ku protein: MPARAYWQGQIRLALVSIPVELYPATKSGATIQFKQIHEPSGKPIHYEKVVSDIGPVDTDDIVKGYQVAKGDYVLLDQDEIDAVKLESKKTLELTRFVDAGEINVLYYERPYFVVPADDLAEEAFIVLREALKRTGKVGLGQLALRGREYIVSLRPCGRGLILETLRYADEVNKAQGFFGDIGDAKPDAELLELAEALIEKKSGPFDPKQFHDHYVEALHRLIERKRKAKGRKIIEDEDDAPARSGGHVADLMAALKQSMETGETRSRPRKAPAKTTRKAPAKKPARKAPARKHG, from the coding sequence ATGCCCGCACGCGCTTACTGGCAGGGTCAGATCCGCCTCGCCCTCGTGTCGATCCCGGTCGAGCTGTATCCCGCGACCAAAAGCGGCGCGACCATCCAGTTCAAGCAGATCCACGAACCCAGCGGCAAGCCGATCCATTACGAAAAGGTCGTCAGCGACATCGGCCCGGTCGACACCGACGACATCGTGAAGGGCTATCAGGTCGCCAAGGGCGATTATGTCCTGCTCGACCAGGACGAGATCGACGCGGTCAAGCTGGAGTCGAAGAAGACGCTGGAGCTGACCCGCTTCGTCGATGCGGGCGAGATCAACGTCCTCTATTACGAACGCCCCTATTTCGTCGTCCCCGCCGACGATCTGGCCGAGGAAGCGTTCATCGTCCTGCGCGAGGCGTTGAAGCGGACGGGCAAGGTCGGGCTCGGCCAGCTGGCGCTGCGGGGTCGCGAATATATCGTGTCGCTTCGGCCGTGCGGGCGCGGGCTGATCCTGGAGACTTTGCGCTACGCGGACGAGGTGAACAAGGCGCAAGGGTTTTTCGGCGATATCGGCGATGCCAAGCCCGATGCCGAACTGCTCGAGCTGGCCGAAGCGCTGATCGAGAAGAAGTCGGGCCCCTTCGACCCCAAGCAGTTCCACGACCATTATGTCGAGGCGCTTCACCGCCTGATCGAACGCAAGCGCAAGGCCAAGGGCCGGAAGATCATCGAGGACGAGGATGACGCGCCCGCGCGCTCCGGCGGCCATGTCGCCGACCTGATGGCGGCGCTGAAGCAATCGATGGAGACCGGCGAGACGCGCAGCCGCCCGCGCAAGGCCCCGGCCAAGACGACGCGCAAGGCGCCCGCCAAGAAGCCCGCCCGCAAGGCCCCGGCGCGCAAACATGGCTGA
- a CDS encoding FAD-binding oxidoreductase has translation MTRLMPKPENHAAAPQDRTALIVGGGVIGTTTALALQRAGWAVTLVEAEETPRAASWGNAGHIATEQAEPIASPAMVRGFARRLFFRGGALALPPREIATWLPFALRLLGAARADRYRRAHGALAALLAQAMPAWRRHVAALGAPELLREDGHVVLWETPESAARGLAGWQAADTGTARFRALTEAELQDWRTRVHAPLAGGIRFEGSGQIADPTQLAEAALARFLADGGTRIVGRVAAVGDGEARLEDGRRLSAAQIVVTAGVASAVLLRPFGLKAPIIAERGYHLQTGPAVDWPADLPPVVFEDRSMIVTRFAGGLRAASIVEFARAQAKPDPAKWNRLRRHIAALGLPIGEDAKPWMGARPTLPDYLPAIGRAPGTTGVSYAFGHNHLGLTLAPITGELVAAMLDGKASPVPLEPFGLARFG, from the coding sequence ATGACCCGACTTATGCCCAAGCCCGAAAATCACGCCGCCGCCCCGCAAGATCGCACCGCCCTGATCGTCGGGGGCGGCGTCATCGGGACCACTACCGCGCTGGCGCTGCAACGGGCCGGATGGGCGGTGACGCTGGTCGAGGCGGAGGAGACCCCACGCGCCGCCTCCTGGGGCAATGCGGGCCATATCGCGACCGAGCAGGCCGAGCCGATCGCCTCGCCCGCGATGGTGCGCGGCTTTGCCAGACGGCTGTTCTTTCGCGGCGGCGCACTGGCGCTGCCCCCGCGCGAGATCGCGACCTGGCTGCCCTTCGCGCTGCGGTTGCTGGGCGCGGCACGGGCCGATCGCTATCGGCGGGCGCATGGCGCACTTGCCGCTCTGCTGGCACAGGCCATGCCCGCCTGGCGGCGTCATGTCGCGGCGCTGGGCGCGCCCGAGCTGCTGCGCGAGGACGGTCATGTCGTGCTGTGGGAAACCCCCGAAAGCGCCGCGCGCGGGCTTGCCGGGTGGCAGGCGGCGGACACCGGCACCGCGCGCTTCCGCGCCCTGACCGAGGCGGAGTTGCAGGACTGGCGCACCCGCGTCCACGCCCCGCTCGCGGGCGGCATCCGCTTCGAGGGGAGCGGCCAGATCGCCGACCCGACCCAACTTGCCGAGGCCGCCCTCGCCCGCTTCCTGGCGGACGGCGGCACGCGCATCGTGGGACGCGTGGCGGCGGTCGGCGACGGCGAGGCGCGGCTCGAGGACGGCCGCCGCCTGTCGGCGGCGCAGATCGTCGTGACGGCGGGCGTGGCGAGCGCCGTGCTGCTCCGTCCGTTCGGGCTCAAGGCCCCGATCATCGCCGAGCGCGGCTATCACCTCCAGACCGGCCCGGCGGTCGACTGGCCCGCCGACCTGCCCCCGGTGGTGTTCGAGGACCGCTCGATGATCGTCACCCGCTTCGCCGGTGGCCTGCGCGCCGCCAGCATCGTCGAGTTCGCCCGCGCCCAGGCCAAACCCGACCCCGCCAAATGGAACCGCCTGCGCCGCCACATCGCGGCGCTGGGCCTGCCGATCGGCGAGGACGCCAAACCCTGGATGGGCGCGCGGCCGACCCTGCCGGATTACTTGCCAGCGATCGGGCGGGCGCCGGGGACGACGGGCGTGTCCTATGCCTTCGGGCACAACCATCTGGGCCTGACCCTTGCGCCGATTACGGGGGAGTTGGTGGCGGCGATGCTGGATGGAAAGGCGTCACCCGTGCCTCTGGAACCGTTCGGATTGGCGCGGTTCGGGTGA
- a CDS encoding chromosome segregation SMC family protein: protein MQIKRLRISGFKSFVDPADLVIEPGLTGVVGPNGCGKSNLLEALRWTMGENSARSMRGAGMEDVIFAGTASRPPRDFAEVTILAEREGEETEIVRRIERGAGSAYRIDGRDVRAKDVALLFADAATGAHSPALVSQNRIGAVIAAKPAERRAMLEEAAGIAGLHVRRRDAEAKLRATEANLTRLDEAIADQDARIATLRRQARAAERYRLISDQIRMAEARMIFARWRDAADAAAAARIEADAAERRVTETTQAERIAAGAQEQAVALAARTRAAALAARDALSEAGHALSRARDQRHGLQRRIEELASSRTRVGEDRAREDALAHDAAAAIQRLTDEREDLDARIAHATQAMPRLDTLLAEAESKNRDAEVALARALSAQAAEAAERRIAEAGLSSARARHERAEREARGVAAAIEALPDLAGQEAVRDAAIAAQAAARTDADKARAASQWAEESEAMATAERDPAEAARAQAIAALAALEAEMTALTRATERKGGDRLLDEVQADPGFERALAAALGDELDTPLVDWQGSPIAEDDPPAPVGTLPLGARIQAPETLARRLSQIFLVEADSGQPLRVGQRLVTREGRLRRWDGYVGEGGGAAAAERMERRNRLAKLEAERPAAESAVAAATAARVTIDERIARARGAAASARTLLAQAEAAHREAQRAEDRAQAQIERLSGQRADLAIRAERIANEMDEAAVECDRAAAALAALPDGSASAAETARLLTETQLARSAVALARSERTTLERSLAQTRDRLAAAIAEAQGWEQRAGQAAGRIAEMDARAATLDRDTAAIADRPAQLAEEIATLAAAHDAAKAEAERTQAEEAEAERALRAAEAAHAGANALLSAAREARAGALARVENHELRRVELGRVSGERFACPAPVLPEKLGFESAGVGSPQAEGAAHEKLSADRERIGPVNLVAEQELAELEASGAASAAEREDLVQAVARLRGSIGLLNREGRQRLLEAFEAVNGHFQTLFATLFDGGSAHLALVDSDDPLEAGLEIMAQPPGKRLQSLTLLSGGEQALTAVALIFGLFLTNPAPICVLDEVDAPLDDANIDRFCGLLDRMTRETDTRYLIVTHNAVTMSRMHRLFGVTMIERGVSRLVSVDLQAAETLLAAE, encoded by the coding sequence GTGCAGATCAAGCGGCTTCGCATTTCGGGTTTCAAGAGCTTCGTCGATCCGGCCGATCTGGTCATCGAACCGGGGCTGACCGGCGTTGTCGGGCCCAATGGCTGCGGCAAGTCGAACCTGCTCGAAGCGCTGCGCTGGACGATGGGGGAGAACAGCGCGCGGTCGATGCGCGGTGCGGGGATGGAAGACGTCATCTTCGCGGGCACCGCCAGCCGCCCGCCGCGCGACTTCGCCGAGGTCACGATCCTGGCCGAGCGTGAGGGCGAGGAGACCGAGATCGTCCGCCGGATCGAACGCGGCGCGGGCTCGGCATACCGGATCGACGGGCGCGACGTGCGCGCCAAGGACGTGGCGCTGCTGTTCGCCGATGCCGCAACCGGCGCGCATTCGCCAGCCCTCGTCAGCCAGAACCGGATCGGCGCGGTCATCGCCGCCAAGCCCGCCGAGCGCCGCGCGATGCTGGAGGAAGCCGCCGGGATCGCCGGGCTCCACGTCCGCCGCCGCGATGCGGAGGCCAAGCTGCGCGCGACCGAGGCCAATCTCACCCGGCTGGACGAGGCGATCGCCGACCAGGATGCCCGCATCGCGACCCTGCGGCGACAGGCGCGCGCGGCGGAGCGCTATCGCCTGATCTCCGACCAGATCCGCATGGCCGAGGCGCGGATGATCTTCGCCCGCTGGCGCGACGCCGCCGATGCCGCCGCAGCCGCCCGGATCGAGGCCGACGCCGCCGAACGCCGCGTGACCGAGACGACGCAGGCCGAACGGATCGCGGCCGGGGCGCAGGAGCAGGCGGTGGCGCTGGCCGCGCGGACCCGCGCCGCCGCGCTGGCGGCGCGCGATGCGTTGAGCGAGGCGGGCCATGCCCTGTCCCGCGCCCGCGACCAGCGTCACGGGCTGCAACGCCGGATCGAGGAACTGGCATCCTCGCGCACCCGCGTCGGCGAGGACCGGGCGCGCGAGGATGCGCTGGCGCATGACGCCGCCGCCGCCATCCAGCGGCTGACCGACGAGCGCGAGGATCTGGACGCGCGCATCGCCCATGCGACCCAGGCCATGCCCCGGCTCGACACGCTGCTGGCCGAGGCGGAGAGCAAGAATCGCGATGCCGAGGTGGCGCTGGCGCGGGCCCTGTCCGCCCAGGCCGCCGAAGCCGCCGAACGCCGCATCGCCGAGGCCGGGCTGAGCTCCGCGCGCGCGCGCCACGAACGCGCCGAGCGCGAGGCGCGCGGGGTCGCCGCCGCGATCGAGGCGCTGCCCGACCTGGCCGGGCAGGAGGCGGTGCGCGACGCTGCCATCGCCGCGCAGGCCGCCGCGCGCACCGATGCCGACAAGGCGCGCGCCGCCTCGCAATGGGCCGAGGAGAGCGAGGCGATGGCCACCGCCGAACGCGATCCCGCCGAGGCGGCGCGCGCGCAGGCGATCGCCGCGCTCGCCGCGCTGGAGGCCGAGATGACCGCGCTGACCCGCGCGACCGAGCGCAAGGGCGGCGACCGCCTGCTGGACGAGGTGCAGGCCGATCCGGGCTTCGAGCGCGCGCTGGCGGCGGCGCTGGGCGACGAGCTGGATACGCCTTTGGTCGACTGGCAGGGATCGCCCATCGCCGAGGACGATCCCCCCGCCCCGGTCGGCACGCTGCCGCTGGGCGCACGGATCCAGGCGCCCGAGACGCTGGCGCGGCGGCTGTCGCAGATCTTCCTGGTCGAGGCGGATTCGGGCCAGCCGCTCCGCGTCGGCCAGCGGCTGGTCACGCGCGAGGGGCGGCTGCGGCGCTGGGACGGCTATGTCGGCGAGGGCGGCGGCGCGGCGGCGGCGGAGCGGATGGAACGCCGCAACCGGCTGGCGAAGCTGGAGGCGGAGCGTCCGGCGGCGGAAAGCGCGGTCGCCGCCGCCACCGCCGCGCGGGTCACGATCGACGAGCGGATCGCGCGTGCGCGGGGCGCCGCCGCCAGCGCCCGCACGCTGCTCGCCCAGGCCGAGGCCGCGCATCGCGAGGCGCAGCGCGCCGAGGACCGGGCGCAAGCGCAGATCGAACGCCTGTCCGGACAGCGCGCCGACCTCGCCATCCGCGCCGAACGGATCGCCAACGAGATGGACGAGGCGGCGGTCGAATGCGACCGCGCCGCCGCCGCGCTCGCCGCCCTGCCCGACGGCAGCGCGAGCGCGGCGGAGACGGCGCGGCTCCTGACCGAGACGCAGCTCGCCCGCTCGGCGGTGGCGCTCGCGCGGTCGGAGCGGACCACGCTGGAACGCAGCCTGGCGCAGACCCGCGACCGGCTGGCCGCCGCCATTGCCGAGGCACAGGGCTGGGAACAGCGGGCGGGTCAGGCGGCGGGGCGGATCGCCGAGATGGATGCCCGCGCCGCCACGCTGGACCGCGATACCGCCGCCATCGCCGATCGCCCGGCGCAGCTGGCCGAGGAGATCGCCACGCTCGCCGCCGCGCATGATGCCGCCAAGGCGGAGGCGGAGCGGACCCAGGCGGAGGAAGCCGAAGCCGAACGCGCGCTGCGCGCGGCGGAGGCCGCGCATGCCGGGGCCAACGCCCTGCTGTCGGCGGCGCGGGAAGCGCGGGCGGGCGCGCTGGCGCGGGTCGAGAATCACGAATTGCGCCGGGTCGAGCTGGGCCGCGTCTCGGGCGAGCGCTTCGCCTGCCCCGCGCCGGTCCTGCCGGAGAAGCTGGGGTTCGAGAGCGCGGGCGTCGGCTCGCCCCAGGCCGAGGGAGCCGCACACGAGAAGCTGTCCGCCGATCGCGAGCGGATCGGTCCGGTCAACCTCGTCGCCGAACAGGAACTGGCCGAACTCGAGGCCAGCGGCGCGGCAAGCGCGGCGGAGCGCGAGGATCTGGTCCAGGCGGTGGCGCGGCTGCGCGGTTCGATCGGGCTGCTCAACCGCGAGGGGCGGCAGCGGCTGCTCGAGGCGTTCGAGGCGGTCAACGGGCATTTCCAGACGCTGTTCGCGACGCTGTTCGACGGCGGCTCGGCGCATCTGGCGCTGGTCGATTCGGACGATCCGCTGGAGGCGGGGCTGGAGATCATGGCGCAGCCCCCGGGCAAGCGGCTCCAGTCGCTGACCCTGTTGTCGGGGGGCGAACAGGCGCTGACGGCGGTGGCGCTGATCTTCGGGCTGTTCCTGACCAACCCCGCGCCGATCTGCGTGCTGGACGAGGTCGACGCGCCGCTGGACGACGCCAATATCGACCGTTTCTGCGGGCTGCTCGACCGGATGACGCGCGAGACGGACACGCGCTATCTGATCGTGACCCACAATGCGGTGACGATGAGCCGGATGCACCGGCTGTTCGGCGTGACGATGATCGAACGCGGGGTCAGCCGGCTGGTGTCGGTGGATTTGCAGGCGGCGGAGACGTTGCTGGCGGCGGAGTGA
- a CDS encoding PhzF family phenazine biosynthesis protein has protein sequence MRIPFTQVDAFAEAAFGGNPAAVMMLSAWLDDAMLLAIAQENNLSETAFLVAADGAAADFELRWFTPGDEVEMCGHATLASGHVVLSSDTTRERVRFATRHAGVLEVARDGLGYSLSLPERTPVPAALPGVVEALSVEGVVATLRHPAGYAVVVVDDAARVRACTPDFAALAAAGRYVVILTARGGAGEADVVSRVFVPAFAIDEDPVTGAAHAVITPYWTQKLGRDAFVAEQASARGGRLRCRMEGDRVVLGGGCVTVIEGAFLLP, from the coding sequence ATGCGCATCCCCTTCACCCAGGTCGATGCCTTTGCCGAGGCGGCGTTCGGCGGCAATCCGGCGGCGGTGATGATGCTGTCGGCGTGGCTGGACGACGCCATGCTGCTGGCGATCGCGCAGGAGAACAACCTGTCCGAAACCGCCTTCCTGGTGGCGGCCGACGGCGCGGCGGCGGATTTCGAGCTGCGCTGGTTCACGCCGGGCGACGAGGTCGAGATGTGCGGCCACGCCACGCTGGCGAGCGGGCATGTCGTGCTATCCTCCGATACGACGCGCGAGCGGGTGCGCTTCGCGACCCGCCATGCCGGGGTGCTGGAGGTGGCGCGCGACGGGCTGGGCTACAGCCTGTCGCTGCCCGAGCGGACGCCGGTGCCTGCGGCGCTGCCGGGGGTGGTCGAGGCGCTGAGCGTGGAGGGCGTGGTCGCGACGCTGCGCCATCCGGCGGGCTATGCGGTGGTCGTGGTCGACGATGCGGCGCGGGTACGAGCCTGTACGCCCGACTTCGCGGCGCTTGCGGCGGCGGGCCGCTACGTCGTGATCCTGACCGCGCGCGGCGGGGCGGGTGAGGCGGATGTGGTCAGCCGCGTCTTCGTACCGGCCTTCGCCATCGATGAAGACCCGGTGACGGGCGCAGCGCATGCGGTGATCACGCCCTATTGGACGCAGAAGCTGGGCCGCGATGCCTTTGTGGCGGAGCAGGCGAGCGCGCGCGGCGGGCGGCTGCGCTGCCGGATGGAAGGCGACCGGGTGGTGCTGGGCGGCGGATGCGTCACGGTGATCGAGGGGGCGTTCCTTCTGCCATAA
- a CDS encoding 4-hydroxyproline epimerase: protein MTSPTIRHTFFCIDGHTAGNPVRLVAGGAPLLRGSSMAERRLDFLERFDWIRTGLCFEPRGHDMMSGGFLYPPCEPDSDAAILFIETSGCLPMCGHGTIGMITFGLENGLITPREPGKLKVEVPAGTIHIEYEKEGAKVTAVRIRNVPAYLAAEGIEIDVPGFGPLTLDVAYGGNYYAIVEPQGAYTGLDDLGASKLVELSRTIRELVREKFEPVHPLEPSIRGVSHVLWADKPSAEDADGRNAVFYGERAIDRSPCGTGTSARLAHLAAKGRLRVGDRFVHESYIRSRFIGRVEEATELGGQAAIVPSIQGSAVATGFNTIWIDREDPFWAGFTVV from the coding sequence ATGACGTCACCGACCATCCGCCACACCTTTTTCTGTATCGACGGCCATACCGCGGGCAATCCGGTCCGGCTGGTCGCGGGCGGTGCGCCGCTGTTGCGCGGGAGCAGCATGGCCGAGCGGCGGCTGGACTTTCTGGAACGCTTCGACTGGATCCGCACCGGGCTGTGCTTCGAGCCGCGCGGGCATGACATGATGTCGGGCGGCTTCCTCTATCCGCCGTGCGAGCCCGACAGCGACGCGGCGATCCTGTTCATCGAGACCAGCGGCTGCCTGCCCATGTGCGGGCACGGCACGATCGGCATGATCACCTTCGGCCTGGAAAACGGCCTCATCACCCCGCGCGAGCCGGGCAAGCTGAAGGTCGAGGTGCCGGCGGGCACCATCCATATCGAATATGAGAAGGAAGGCGCCAAGGTCACGGCGGTCCGCATCCGCAACGTCCCCGCCTATCTGGCGGCCGAGGGCATCGAAATCGACGTGCCGGGCTTCGGCCCGCTGACGCTGGATGTCGCCTATGGCGGCAACTATTACGCCATCGTCGAGCCGCAGGGGGCCTATACCGGGCTGGACGATCTGGGCGCGTCGAAGCTGGTCGAGTTGAGCCGGACGATCCGCGAACTGGTGCGCGAGAAGTTCGAGCCGGTGCATCCGCTCGAACCCTCGATCCGGGGGGTCAGCCATGTGCTCTGGGCGGACAAGCCCTCGGCCGAGGATGCCGATGGGCGCAACGCGGTCTTCTATGGCGAACGCGCGATCGACCGTTCCCCATGCGGCACCGGCACCTCGGCGCGGTTGGCGCATCTGGCGGCCAAGGGGCGCTTGCGCGTCGGCGACCGCTTCGTCCACGAAAGCTATATCCGCAGCCGCTTCATCGGCCGGGTGGAGGAAGCGACCGAACTCGGCGGGCAGGCGGCGATCGTGCCGTCGATCCAGGGCTCGGCGGTGGCGACGGGTTTCAACACGATCTGGATCGATCGCGAGGACCCTTTCTGGGCCGGGTTCACCGTCGTCTGA